The DNA region CAACACTGCATGAAAATGGTCGATTAAAGCAAATGGGGCTTTCAGACAAGGCCATAAGTGAAACCGTTGTACGTTAAAATACTGAGGGAAGGTAAGCAGGGCAGGACATATGTGCGGTAGAAGAGCATGTGAtgataaaaactataaaaataggAACGTGATGGGTAAAAGTAggaaaaacataatatttaaccACAATTCAATATCTTTCATTGCCTTCTTTTATCATTGCATCGCCCTGGAAGAAATCTGGCCTATGACAGGCTTGAATGTGCTGCCTTATAGTGCAGCGGCTGACAAGTGCTTTCAAGTGATAATCAATCTcagcttttcattaaaacaatgtgAACTATGTGCAGGGGTTTATATGCAGGTACAAATCAAGCATGCACTTACTAGCTCATACAATATCATATAATCTGATCGGCACTCCAAAACTGTTGTTCAAATGCAAATGGCTTGTTCTCGTTAGAAATGTAATGACACTCAAAGTGGAATTTAGTCCACAGGGAAAATAATGACCACGCTTAAAAATGGAGTTTTGTAGTGTTTGTGGAGTTGCTCATTACCGTTTCCCGTGGTTTAAAGATGCAGATTTTCAGTTGGAATTTCAGTGACAAATTTATCTAAGACCAGGTGCCTCATTCATATCCCATGACAGTTCTTAACGACCCCATAAAAATCACACTAAAAACCTGCTTTGATTGAAAACGCATTTAAAAGAACACTGCCCGACATTAAGGAGCATTTACATGGAGGACTCATAGAGCTTCAAAACCGGTGGATTTCTCTGCAAGCGCTTAAAAGCAAAGgttccttttaaaaatgcaattgaaCCCGTGTAAGGTTCTTTCTAGAATATGTCTTACcgttaaaactgaaaacacagacattcatttatttacacgcCCTTAAAGAGTTTTAAGAggtctatctttttttttttttttgaagccaCCAAACTTAGAATTCGTAAGTGAGATACAATTAAGGTGCGGTTGCATTTTCAAGTGAAATTTCACaggcaaaaaaaagtgtttattttcaatAGTGTAGCGATGTATAAAGCCCAGCTCACAGAGAAGATACTTCCAAACCAAAAAGCTTTCTGTTGACCAACGGGATAAATGACTTATCAACTTTTTTCTCCCTCACACAAAATTCCTGATCACATAGATACCCATTGAAATGACTGAATTTTGCCTAggaaaattctaaaaatagcattaaacGTAACCGCACCTTTAGCTGAAGCTAACATTCCTAACTCCGTCTGAGTTAGTCACGCCGTCTGTTAATATGTCCGCAAAGCATAATGGTGAGTGGAAGAAAAGGAAGAGATGAAAATGAAAGGggtctaaaaaaataaagctttgttAAATCTCTGCATTATAgtctttttctgcttttggTTCTACCTTTAGCTTGAATACAATGGATCTCAGAGAATGAAAACATTGAAGCACTATGTACAGGTGCCACCGGCGGTGGAACAAAAGTCAGTCGTTCAGTCCGTTGATTGATAGCTACAGCCTGACATCATTCCTGATGGCTGGACAGAATAGGCTGCCTGCAGATGGGGCAGGTGTTGTTTTCAGATAGCCAGCGGTCGATGCAGTGGATGTGGAACTCGTGGGCACAGGGCAAGCGGCGCAGCTTGTTGCCCTGAGCGTACTCGTTGATGCAGACGCTGCAAGCGCGGCCCAGCTCGCCCTCCAGGTTGACCTGACCGTAAGTGCGTGTTACCAGATTGTCGATCTGTTCTTTGGTGAGGCCCCTTGGGTGctcctcatcttcatcttcgTTGAGAAGGAAAAAGTGCGCCAGCCTCAAGATAGGCAACGTTCCATTCTCCACCAAGCTATTAGTGTCCCTGCTGCTAGGCCGTCCCTCCGTCCCAGTCCTGCTCACCCGCACTTGTCCTTCCTCCTCACCCGCCACCAAACCGTCTCGTGCCGTCTCCACTCCGCCATGGACCACACCCCCCTCACCACTACCAACGCGATACGCCTGGGCTCCACCCGCAGAAGCGGCGTCCTGGCTGGGCGTAGCTGTCTCTGAGTCTGCCTCCGTTTCCATGAGGGAGCTGAGCTCACCAAAGCCGGTCATGATCTGGCGCAGGATAGATCTGAGCGCCATGGAGCTGGGCTCGCCAAGGCCCGTCTCGGAAATGCGCCGCAGTGGGATGCGTATAGTGCTGACATAAGTGCGTATTCCCGCACGCTCCGAGCGCGAGATGGTTCGCCGAAATCCGCCGCTGTCACTCTCAAAGGTGACTGTGTTCTCAGCAGCTCGGGCACGAGAGCGAGTGCGACTGGCAATGCTGTCCCTGTCCCGGTTCTCGCCCGGCCTGATGCGCCGCACCTGGAGGTCCAGCATGATCGTGGGGTGACGCCGCACACCTCCGGCACCTGATACAGGCGTCTCCCCCTCTTCCTCACCTGCCTCTGGAGGATCCGTAGGAGCAGCTGGATCTACAGTGGCTTCGCCCATTTCCATGGCTACTGCGGTACTTCCTGTGGACTCAACTGGGGCAGCGCTGCTGCTATGGGTGGGGCTAACATTGGAGGCAGGGTTTCTGTCCAGGGGGGAGCGGCTACGTCTTGAAGACCGAGACAAAACCCCACCAGCTCCTCCTGCCCGGCGCACACGGCCACGTGAACGAGTCCTGCTGTTTCGTGGCTCGCGGGCAGCCGGCGCCACCTGGGGGCCGGACTGAGGCAGAGCGGTGGGGCAGTCTGGGCCTTCATTTCCATTCTGCCCCTCCCCAGCGTTAACCGAGGAGGTTGTGACCTGTATTTGACCCCTTACGGCACCAGCATCCTGCTCTTGGGACTGAAAAGCAAGTGGAGCCTGTGGAGGTGGAGAGCTTGGCAAAGGCGGCAAGTTCCTCCTAAGAGCTGTGGGAGGAGCCTGTGAGGTCAGAGGTGGTGTTACGGGTGGAGCTGTGCTACTGCGAGTGCGGCGCACCGCGGCCCTCCTTCCCAGGGTGGGCCTGGTCGTAGAGTATGGCGTGGGGTGTTGAAGTGAGTAAGGTGCAGACCTCGAAGGGCTGAAAGGGGTTGTGGGTGCAGAGGCAGACGACACTGGgggagggggaggaggaggaggaggcggcgGCATTGGAAGTTCAGTCGGGTCAGGGGTGTCGCTGTGTTCTCCAGGCTCAGGTTGCTCGTGGTTGATGTTGATCTCAAGACTGAAGCGGAACTCGCCGCTGTTAGGGTTGGTGCGGCTGACGGCACGCCATGTTTGGTTTCCGCTCTGCCCGCTGCGTGTAGCATTTCCTGTGCGCCGGAAAGTGTTCAGCCATTCCAACAGGGAGTCTCCATTAGATGTTTCTGCCCCTGGCTCAACTGCACCtggtaaagaaagaaatatttatcaATATTGTACATAACCAACTTCTTATCAATATTGATGAATAAAAGGGTAACTAAATAATTTACTTTCCTTCCAGTTGATTCTACTTGCACAAGATAAGTTAATCtgacaaggatgcattaaattgacttttttcaaaaacactttaaaaaatggtAGTTAGCCTTCAGAAGAATCACAAATGTTGACTGACATCAAagtttaacattacatttacgcCCCCTGTGGCTCAGACCATACATGTTTTACTATGACTGCATAAAGCTGTATGTCATCACAACCTTTACCCCAAGATGCTTGCACtgttgctgaaaaaaaatgcatcctgACTTGTTTTGTAATTGCTCTGCCTGCAAGGTGTGTATTGCATACAAATCCAGCTGatcattaaaagtaaaactattAGTATAGCTGAATTCAAAACCACCCCTTTCATGTCCTTACCACTACTGCCCTCTGCCTCACTGCTCTGTGGGCGGGTTTCAGGGCGTGGCTGAGATGACACTCGTTCTTTTGCACCATCCAGACGCTGTCTCAGCTCCTCTGCTGTGACTTCACCTGTAATCAAACAAAGACACACCCTATTTAATAACCATCTATTGTTAATTTAAGTAAAAGGCTAGGTTTGGAAATTTCCTCCTCACACCTTACATTTCGTAAAATGCTTTACATATTTCTCTGTGTAAATGAAACTACATGCATCTTTGCATACAGCCGAGTTCAGTGTGCTCTCACCAGGTGTTCCCAGTAGATTGCTGTCTCTCATTAGTCTGTATTCCTCCTCACTCAGCTCATTAATGAAGTGATAGTATGCCTCCTCCCGCCGAAGCCGCTCCGCTTGACGATGACGCTCGTCTCGGCCGCCGGGAGGGTCCATCACCACAGAAACCGCTGCTCAGAGATATTacaagatgaaaaataaaatagttcaaTTGATACATAACCTGCCAAATTTtatagctctctctctctgttcttttcCATTCTGTgtaacttttcttttctctggaatttttaatcatcattaatatttcagtttataaaAGAATGTGTcaaatgtgtgatattttaaCTGCTCATCATATTTAACTTTTGATATTGTTGTGTGGtggcaaatacatttttaaggatACAATGCCATGTAGGTCATTACAATTCCATGCATGATAATTAAATAGAATAAGTAAAAgagtgattt from Puntigrus tetrazona isolate hp1 chromosome 24, ASM1883169v1, whole genome shotgun sequence includes:
- the rnf6 gene encoding E3 ubiquitin-protein ligase RNF6 is translated as MVVIRTVVCVAPLVPSWLHCNQSGEERELVHITAAVSAVSVVMDPPGGRDERHRQAERLRREEAYYHFINELSEEEYRLMRDSNLLGTPGEVTAEELRQRLDGAKERVSSQPRPETRPQSSEAEGSSGAVEPGAETSNGDSLLEWLNTFRRTGNATRSGQSGNQTWRAVSRTNPNSGEFRFSLEININHEQPEPGEHSDTPDPTELPMPPPPPPPPPPPVSSASAPTTPFSPSRSAPYSLQHPTPYSTTRPTLGRRAAVRRTRSSTAPPVTPPLTSQAPPTALRRNLPPLPSSPPPQAPLAFQSQEQDAGAVRGQIQVTTSSVNAGEGQNGNEGPDCPTALPQSGPQVAPAAREPRNSRTRSRGRVRRAGGAGGVLSRSSRRSRSPLDRNPASNVSPTHSSSAAPVESTGSTAVAMEMGEATVDPAAPTDPPEAGEEEGETPVSGAGGVRRHPTIMLDLQVRRIRPGENRDRDSIASRTRSRARAAENTVTFESDSGGFRRTISRSERAGIRTYVSTIRIPLRRISETGLGEPSSMALRSILRQIMTGFGELSSLMETEADSETATPSQDAASAGGAQAYRVGSGEGGVVHGGVETARDGLVAGEEEGQVRVSRTGTEGRPSSRDTNSLVENGTLPILRLAHFFLLNEDEDEEHPRGLTKEQIDNLVTRTYGQVNLEGELGRACSVCINEYAQGNKLRRLPCAHEFHIHCIDRWLSENNTCPICRQPILSSHQE